A genome region from Oenanthe melanoleuca isolate GR-GAL-2019-014 chromosome 14, OMel1.0, whole genome shotgun sequence includes the following:
- the HS3ST2 gene encoding heparan sulfate glucosamine 3-O-sulfotransferase 2, producing the protein MARRAPSGRAPAVAPAPSRRLAGRVLVLFTLSLSCSYLCYSLLCCCGGPAAPRARCAPARAANAKKLLQQPRPCGRTAPNPPGGSAPGPARPGTKRLPRAIVVGVKKGGTRAVLEFIRVHPEVRALGTEPHFFDRNYHRGLEWYRSLMPRTLDSQITVEKTPSYFVTKEAPRRIFNMSRDTKLIVVVRDPVTRAISDYTQTLSKKPDIPTFEGLSFRNRSLGVVDTSWNAIRIGLYALHLQSWLQYFPLSQIHFVSGERLITDPAGEMGKVQDFLGLKRVITDKHFYFNKTKGFPCLKKSESSGLPRCLGKSKGRTHVQIDPEVIEQLRDFYRPYNIKFYETVGQDFRWE; encoded by the exons ATGGCGCGTAGGGCGCCGAGCGGGCGCGCCCCGGCCGTGGCTCCGGCTCCGTCCCGGCGCCTGGCAGGGAGGGTGCTCGTGCTCTTCACGCTGTCGCTGTCCTGCTCCTACCTGTGCTAcagcctcctgtgctgctgcggcggccccgccgcgccccgcgcccgctgcgcgcccgcccgcgccgccaACGCCAAGAAACTTCTGCAGCAGCCGCGGCCGTGCGGGCGGACGGCCCCGAACCCGCCGGGCGGCAgcgccccgggcccggcccgcccgggCACCAAGCGCCTGCCCAGGGCCATCGTGGTGGGCGTCAAGAAGGGCGGGACCCGCGCCGTGCTGGAGTTCATCCGGGTGCACCCCGAGGTGCGCGCCCTGGGCACCGAGCCCCACTTCTTCGACAGGAACTACCACCGCGGGCTGGAGTGGTACAG GAGCCTGATGCCCCGCACGCTGGACAGCCAGATCACGGTGGAGAAGACCCCCAGCTACTTTGTCACCAAGGAGGCGCCGCGGCGCATCTTCAACATGTCCCGGGACACCAAGCTGATCGTGGTGGTGCGGGACCCCGTCACCAGGGCCATCTCTGACTACACCCAGACGCTCTCCAAGAAGCCAGACATCCCCACCTTCGAGGGGCTGAGCTTCCGCAACCGCAGCCTGGGTGTGGTGGACACGTCCTGGAACGCCATCCGCATCGGGCTGTACGccctgcacctgcagagctggctgcagtacTTCCCCCTGTCCCAGATCCACTTCGTCAGCGGGGAGAGGCTCATCACAGACCCTGCGGGCGAGATGGGCAAGGTGCAGGACTTCCTGGGCCTCAAACGGGTCATCACGGACAAGCACTTCTACTTCAACAAGACAAAAGGCTTCCCGTGCCTGAAGAAGTCGGAGAGCAGCGGCTTGCCTCGCTGCCTGGGCAAGTCCAAGGGCAGGACTCACGTGCAGATCGACCCCGAGGTGATCGAGCAGCTTCGGGACTTTTACAGACCTTATAACATCAAATTCTATGAGACAGTCGGGCAGGACTTCAGGTGGGAGTGA